The Cryptococcus neoformans var. grubii H99 chromosome 13, complete sequence genomic interval AGCGTGCTTTTGACTTGATTAGAAGGGGCAGGTGCAAAATCATCATTGGATACAACGAGTGAACCCAAGGGTTGGCTGGAATTTGTGGAAAGCTCGAGTGGTGATTGAGCTTGGGCGTCGGCTGGTGCTAGTGCAGTGTTGATCCATTCAATGATCTGAAAGACCTTGGCTTCCGCATCGGCGCATCGCTAGAAGATCAAATGAGCAGATGTTTGACAAGCAACTAGTGAATCAACCCACCGCTTGCAACTGTTTGTTCTCGGCCGTCAAAAACCTGACGTTCTCGTCCAACCTGTTCGCCCAAATCTTCTTGCTATCCAGTTGATTTTCTAAAGTCTTCATTTTGCTAATATACTCCTTCTCTACGTCTTCACGAACCTTTCGAGATGGTTCTCGAAGATGTCGCTCGTAGTCATCTAAACCATATTCAACAATTGGTTGCAGTCAGTTTCCAGAGTAATTCACTCACCAGCAATGAGCTTTAGCTCGCTATTTTCATTCCTCAGTTGGATGATCTGCGCATTAGGTTCTAATGGTCTGGTAGCTAGTTCTGCACGGAGACGAGcaacttcatcttccaatTCGGCTCGACAGAGTTGTTCGGCATGAAGCTCTTCTTGTAGTTCGGCGGTTGATCGGTCGTAATCAAGCTTGGGGTACTTCATCTTAGCGGGACTTGGGGGGGGCATCTTTCAGGACCATATTAGCTTGACGAGACAGTGGGTCAGAAAAGCATCACGACTCACGTAGGCCTGATCTCCAGGATTGGGTGATTTGACGTTTACAGAGGTTAAGATCATACTCCTCAGCTCGTTTAATCTTTTTTCCATCGCTTcgttcttttccttctgctCACTTTGTTAGCTTAAAGACCTTTGGAATCTACATTAGGTTACTCACTTCGCTCTTGGATCCAATTGTTTCCCCACCAGCCTCCTTGGCCCTCAGCTGAGCCTTGAGCTCGGCAATCTCATTCTGGTACTGCTGAATCAAAGCGTGAGGATCCacaatctccttcttctgagCTTTGAGAACAACTCGTTTGAGGCCCTGGGCAAACGCCAGAGTCGAAATGGATTCTGCAAGGTTGAGAGCCGAAGGGGACACAGTACAGATGACGGAAATGAGGGCATCACCAGATAATGAGTTTTGAAGTAATCGTGTGCTGTATAGGAAGTCAATATTGGAACTGTGAAGCTGCTATAAAGCTTACAGTTTGCTATCCCTGTAGGGAACGTGAGTAACGTTTCGCTTGGAGGCCAAGTCCGCTAATTTCGAGATGACCAGCTTGAGGGTCAAAAGACTAGTTCAGACGTGAGAAGAATCTCCAGGTATAGCCAATTTTAGTACTTACGACTGGTTGATATGTCTACCCTCAGCATTTCTCTCCTTGGAAGAAGTATGTTTTTCCGAACCAGCCAAATCTGGGCCTTCGGTCAGTCTTTGCACTTTTTGACGGTTCCAACCACGTACCGATGATGGACAATGTACTGATTCGAGTAGTTTTGTCATTTCGTCCAGGCGTTTTTGGAGCCTCATCCCCATTCAAGCTCCTGGCACGAGACTCAATTGTCTGTGTTCCTCTATCAGCTTGTTCTATGCGGATGATCAGAGAAGACGTACAATTCGGAAGACGCAATGACTTCGCGAACTCCTCGAGTTCCAGTCCGTAGCAcccactcttctcttctcctcgccCGACCTTAATAGCCTTCGCACCTCATCTTCAGTTCTCACAGCTGCCTCTGTCAACCCATTGATGGTAACTCCTTTCTTAGTCTCACTCAAATGGAGCTCGTGGCCGTGGCtggggtggagaagatcgAAGATAGTCTCGTTGTAAAGTTCGATGTAAGATGCTCGGAGGAGGTATTCTCTATCGGGAGTGGAGCGGATTTGGGCAAAAAGGTCAGAAATGGCTAGAGGAATGATACCGGGCTCAGATGAAGACCCAGTAAGGGTGTGTGTTTTACCGGAGGCTGTCTGACCGTAGGCGAAAATGACCGCGTTGTAACCCTCCATAGCAGCTAAAACATTCATGCGTCAGTCGTGTTACGGACATGAATGCCAACCTACATCTAACATGTGTCCTTGCTGAGGTTCCATACGTCTTGGCATTATCGCAATGGGGCGGAAGTATTCGGTCTTGATTTATTCGTCAATTTGGAAAAGAGTATGGATGAGCGGGCCACACAACTCACCAAACAACCAATCACGGTCCTCTCGACTACCCTCGGTCCCTTTTGCCAACTTGAGAGCATGTTGATCATGCTCTGGCATTGTCCATACACATCTGGAATCCATCCTCAACTCCATAGAATTTGGGGGTCGTACTCTGCGAGAGATATCAGTAGCCATTCGACCGGTGACAATTGAGCCCTAGCACGTACCGGATGGACACCTGTACGGCCTCAGTCTCTGCAAGATCCTCCTCATAATTATCATATGATGGGCTTATAGAATCGGCGTCCATAGGCGCACTCATCCAATCATCCACAAAAGGTTCCGGCTCTTTGCGTTCCGGTTGTTTGGTCACCAGCTTGATTGATGGAGTCGTCCCAGAACCCGCACCAGGCAATCTCGCACCGAGAGGCTTCACAAGTACCCTTGACCTGGCTTCTGGTGTAGTGGAGCTCTTGATCTTGACTTTCACTGAGCTTTGCCCATCCTTGGGAGAAAGgccttgaggaagaggaagaatatCGTGGGTGTTAGAGTTGTGGGAGCTAAGAGGGTATGGTTTGCTGGTTGTAGAAGGTGTTTTGGGGCCAAAAATGGCCCTGGCTCTAGACAGGGACTTGGGAGTCGCTTGCGGTCCCCTAAATCTGCTGTGAGGATCCATTATAGTCAGTTATTGGAGAGAAATGCGAATTCAAGAAGAGTTGGTGATTTTGATCCACTGTTTGTGTCGTTCACTGAAGTTAGTCGCGCATCTCTGCTTACTCGTACACTGCATTTGATGCCACATCTGATTACATAATCAAGGACTCGCACTCTTTGACTTCCTAAGTGCTGATTGAGGTTTCGATAATGAATTTGAACAAAACGAACATCATGCCATCGTCCTTGGTGATGAAGGCGACAGCGTTGGCGAAGGCACCGAAGAAGTGATGtcaaaaaagaagggaaaacaaaaacagtATCTCCAGATCTTTGGCACAAATCTTCGGCAGTCTCGATCTGCGTGCACCCCTTACGCAACATTCACTAGCCATTGCAAGCCTGCGAACGATTGAAAGAATCATCGTGTTTTCAAAGTGCGGTGCATTGGGGTTCAAAAGTCTCGTAAACATTGCAAACGAAATATACATGATCAATTCCTACGATACATTCAAATTGTCCATTGAATCAAAAGCCAGTGAAATATGAAAACATTTGTCATTGCTGCCTTCGTTGCCCGGCCACCCAGCCTTTGTCACCCTCTTCAGCACAATCAATTACAAGTTGGAATTGTAATATTCTTCAATTCTCTATCAAAGTCGAACAGTCCCCACCAAGGTTCAACGCCACCATAGATCCTAATAGTCGATATCAGCCTGCTGTTTATGTCATTGTATcggatgagaagagaataCTCACTCTTTCCAAGGTTCGTCAAATGCCTCGAAACTTGTGAATCCCATCAGCATTGGTTTTGCCCCGAACTGTTAGTAATAAACTTACTAAAAGTATTGGGTACCATTGGCATTCGCCTGACAAATGAAAGTATCAAGGAAAGCTACCGTCCATAGTCAGCTCCTGATCCGAACCATCCATTACCTAAAGCCCGACTTACTTTGAAGGTTTGCTACGCTAGCATCACCTTGAGGGCTGCCCGCGCCATCATTAGACTCGGTCGAGTCCGAACTGTTTGTAGGCCAGCCAGTCTCGGCGATATACGTCGTGGGATTGTTAGAGGCTTCTGCAGCGACTTCGACATCGAATTCTTGGAAAAACTCATACGTCCATGTGGCAGCATCATCGATAGCAAGAGAGCCAAACCATCTACCGAATGTCAGCTTGGTTTGCTTTTGATGCTTATATCGCGCTTAGGACTCACGGATGAACGTTGGCCATGAAAAAGTCAACACTTTCACCTAGCGATTTGCTCATGACTGACCCCGCATCAGAAGTACCAATGGGTAGGTTTTTGCTCAGTCCTAAAGCCTGGATAGTGCTGTTGACTTCGGTAATCTTATCGGCAATAGTTGCAAGAGCCGATTTATATGCCGAGGACGTGGTGGAATCACTACCGGCAGTGTTGAGGATATATTCATTACCCACAGTAATCTTGTTCGTCATCAGCAATCACGATAAATACCTGTTGCAGTTTACTCACTCCTTCTACCATGTCGACGCCGTAGGTTTGGAGAGCGTCGACAATAGCTTCCAACTGGTTCTTGTAAGCTTCCTCATTAGAATCGATATCTATGGAATCCATAAGCTTCTTTTCAAGTTTCATAATGCTTCATTAGAAGCTTACAAATGGCAGGCCAAATGGTCATGTTAACCTTTGTGTCTTGGATAGCTTGCATCACTAAAGCCGTTTGATTACAATTGGCACCGTACAAACGCAGCCTGTTACGATATTAACGCAGCTTATAGAAAATGATAGATTACCCTGACATACCTAGTGGTAAGTTGCGACAGAAGCTGTAATGAGCTTTGATTAGCTCTGTGCTATACTACTTGTAATATTAACGGACCTGAATATCTCTAGTGATATTATTTTGCGTCGCACCGCAGTCGGGCAATTGGACATCCTAATATTGCCGTTAGCGATATGCATTTCTAACAAAAAAGGTGACCACTTACGTTCGGAGTGTAAGCGAAACCCCAAAATACTTGATGAAGTCGACTATCTTTCTCAAATGTACTAGGGTCGCTTCCGATAGTTAATGTACCATTGCCGCTGGATGAAGTGCTGTTCGAGCTCCTATTGCTATTATTGTCGTCATCGTTCTTGTTGACTTGGCTGACAACGACTCCAACAACGATACCGACGACGGCAGCTACAGCCAAAATGATACCCCCAATAATGaaccatctcttccttgacCTTGCCTTCTGCTGAGCCGCAACATCCTCAAAAGAGGTTGTGGGTTCATTGGAGACGGGGTAGTAGTTTTCGGAAGGGATGGGTAAATGGGCAGAAGGGTTAGCATAGCCTTTCTGGAAAGTAGCAGACGGCTGAGAAACTTGTGTCATGGGCGGCATAGTCGTGTCACTTGTGTCCGGGGTGGCGTAAGGATCGGCGTAATTTGAGTTAGAAAGTCTCCCCGAGTTAAGAGAGGATGTACGAGGGGGGGAGATGGGCATAGATAGACGTTGAGGCTAAATTTGGATTAGCTTTGACCATAGTCGAAATAATAAGAACTTACTGTTGGATAACGAGAGTCACCAAGGTCGTCGTATCCTGTCATGGCAGGTGGAATAACGAGCGGCAAGAAGTGAGCGACAAAGGACGCAATCAAGATTTTATAAGCGGGAAGAGCATAGTATATCCAACTATATACAGCTTCGGTTTTTGGTGTGTGGTACGCGGGTTGTAAAGGCGATACACCCGATACCAAGAGAAGACGCCCAAGGaccaagaaaaaaaaatgggCGTTACACACCAAAAGCTGGTCACGCTTTCTTTGCGTCTCAACGTATACACGTCgacctccatctctcattTTCAAAGTGATCTGGATGATGAAACATGATAAGTCAAAACCTACCGATGAAACTGTTCCCACCAGGTCCCATGCTGGGTACCGGAGTATACCTCTGTTGTTGTGCCATGTCCTTTTGCCAGCTCAAGAAGTCAAGTCAGTAGTATTTGTCAAGAAGGATTATGCCCAGTGGAAGGGCTAAAAAGATTATAGGACGAGAGATATGGATGAGTTAATTTGTGTTCAGTTGGATCTGAATCGGCAAATGAGGCTGAGGGCTGACCACTGGATCACGGGAATGTGCCGCATTTGGTATGCATATTTGCCCTGCCGCATCGGTTTTGCACCGTCACCGTCTGCTTATTGCACCCTACAAGCTCTGTATACCCCTATGCATGGTTGCTTCTGAAT includes:
- a CDS encoding centromeric protein E; translated protein: MDPHSRFRGPQATPKSLSRARAIFGPKTPSTTSKPYPLSSHNSNTHDILPLPQGLSPKDGQSSVKVKIKSSTTPEARSRVLVKPLGARLPGAGSGTTPSIKLVTKQPERKEPEPFVDDWMSAPMDADSISPSYDNYEEDLAETEAVQVSIRVRPPNSMELRMDSRCVWTMPEHDQHALKLAKGTEGSREDRDWLFDRILPPHCDNAKTYGTSARTHVRSAMEGYNAVIFAYGQTASGKTHTLTGSSSEPGIIPLAISDLFAQIRSTPDREYLLRASYIELYNETIFDLLHPSHGHELHLSETKKGVTINGLTEAAVRTEDEVRRLLRSGEEKRRVGATDWNSRSSRSHCVFRITIESRARSLNGDEAPKTPGRNDKTTRISTLSIIDLAGSEKHTSSKERNAEGRHINQSLLTLKLVISKLADLASKRNVTHVPYRDSKLTRLLQNSLSGDALISVICTVSPSALNLAESISTLAFAQGLKRVVLKAQKKEIVDPHALIQQYQNEIAELKAQLRAKEAGGETIGSKSEKEKNEAMEKRLNELRSMILTSVNVKSPNPGDQAYMPPPSPAKMKYPKLDYDRSTAELQEELHAEQLCRAELEDEVARLRAELATRPLEPNAQIIQLRNENSELKLIADDYERHLREPSRKVREDVEKEYISKMKTLENQLDSKKIWANRLDENVRFLTAENKQLQARCADAEAKVFQIIEWINTALAPADAQAQSPLELSTNSSQPLGSLVVSNDDFAPAPSNQVKSTLTLSASKMRATFSQMDLADFNNKFGSLTMNGRGKGASGLGSDMVREESHFDLAEVASDDEMF
- a CDS encoding glucan 1,3-beta-glucosidase → MAQQQRYTPVPSMGPGGNSFIGYDDLGDSRYPTPQRLSMPISPPRTSSLNSGRLSNSNYADPYATPDTSDTTMPPMTQVSQPSATFQKGYANPSAHLPIPSENYYPVSNEPTTSFEDVAAQQKARSRKRWFIIGGIILAVAAVVGIVVGVVVSQVNKNDDDNNSNRSSNSTSSSGNGTLTIGSDPSTFEKDSRLHQVFWGFAYTPNDVQLPDCGATQNNITRDIQLLSQLTTRLRLYGANCNQTALVMQAIQDTKVNMTIWPAIYIDSNEEAYKNQLEAIVDALQTYGVDMVEGITVGNEYILNTAGSDSTTSSAYKSALATIADKITEVNSTIQALGLSKNLPIGTSDAGSVMSKSLGESVDFFMANVHPWFGSLAIDDAATWTYEFFQEFDVEVAAEASNNPTTYIAETGWPTNSSDSTESNDGAGSPQGDASVANLQTFLDTFICQANANGTQYFYFEAFDEPWKEIYGGVEPWWGLFDFDRELKNITIPTCN